One genomic window of Corallococcus silvisoli includes the following:
- a CDS encoding serine/threonine protein kinase, translated as MTPTPAVPGADLRFGKYRMVQRLASGGMAHIFLATIDGPDGFSKACVIKRILPEYANLEPFSRMFADEAKVAALLTHPNIVQVFDFGKIDGQYYLAMEWIQGQSLDRIMRHAAAANIPLGPRVTVDVGIAMSDALTYAHAKTLSDGTPLKLVHRDITPGNVLVSRDGIVKLADFGIVKSSVNLERTVAGVVKGKYAYMSPEQITNRELDHRSDLYSLGIVLYEASTGRRLFKRDSMEATILAASQGDVPPPSQVSPGFPPALERILLKLLAKEPEQRYQSAREVHDDLERYRTGQHWTSGGRELASLMATLFPPDASGRVSTAVSVPGSMPGSSGQGSTRTPTGISSPSPFEPLEHAVDLQESSALVPTGVLPRSTGSGSATGIIPPPEQGAAPGAFPWPLAAAAGVALVGSAVFWLFLA; from the coding sequence GTGACGCCAACACCGGCGGTGCCTGGGGCGGACCTCCGCTTCGGGAAGTACCGGATGGTCCAGCGGCTCGCGTCGGGCGGGATGGCGCACATCTTCCTTGCGACCATCGACGGCCCGGACGGCTTCTCCAAGGCGTGCGTCATCAAGCGCATCCTCCCGGAGTACGCGAACCTGGAGCCGTTCAGCCGGATGTTCGCGGACGAGGCGAAGGTGGCGGCGCTGCTGACGCACCCGAACATCGTGCAGGTGTTCGACTTCGGGAAGATCGACGGTCAGTACTACCTGGCGATGGAGTGGATCCAGGGCCAGTCGTTGGACCGCATCATGCGGCACGCGGCGGCGGCCAACATCCCGCTGGGGCCCCGGGTGACGGTGGACGTGGGCATCGCGATGTCGGACGCGCTGACGTACGCGCACGCGAAGACGCTGTCGGACGGGACGCCGCTGAAGCTGGTGCACCGGGACATCACGCCGGGCAACGTGCTGGTGTCGCGCGACGGCATCGTGAAGCTGGCGGACTTCGGCATCGTGAAGAGCTCCGTGAACCTGGAGCGCACGGTGGCCGGGGTGGTGAAGGGCAAGTACGCGTACATGTCCCCGGAGCAGATCACCAACCGGGAGCTGGACCACCGCTCGGACCTGTATTCGCTGGGCATCGTCCTCTACGAGGCGTCCACGGGGCGGCGGCTGTTCAAGCGCGACTCGATGGAGGCCACCATCCTGGCCGCGTCGCAGGGGGACGTGCCGCCGCCGTCGCAGGTGTCCCCGGGCTTCCCGCCCGCGCTGGAGCGCATCCTGCTCAAGCTGCTCGCGAAGGAGCCGGAGCAGCGCTACCAGTCGGCGCGCGAGGTGCACGACGACCTGGAGCGCTACCGCACCGGGCAGCACTGGACGTCCGGGGGCCGGGAGCTGGCGTCGCTGATGGCCACGCTCTTCCCTCCGGATGCGTCCGGCCGGGTGTCCACGGCGGTGTCCGTGCCGGGGTCGATGCCGGGCTCCTCTGGCCAGGGCTCCACGCGCACGCCCACGGGCATCTCCAGCCCGTCGCCGTTCGAGCCGTTGGAGCACGCGGTGGATCTCCAGGAGTCCAGCGCGCTGGTGCCCACCGGCGTGTTGCCGCGGAGCACGGGGTCGGGGTCCGCCACGGGAATCATCCCGCCGCCAGAGCAGGGCGCCGCGCCCGGGGCGTTCCCCTGGCCGCTGGCCGCCGCGGCGGGCGTCGCGCTGGTGGGCAGCGCGGTGTTCTGGCTGTTCCTGGCATGA
- a CDS encoding ATP-binding response regulator yields the protein MSLVLIAEDEEALLEVFSEVVEELGHRVVRAHNGEEALLLARTETPDLVVSDHMMPRRTGMQLLHAMRAEAALSDVPFLLLSAARPQGREAAQTFLAKPVDLSTFEQAVSSALQNHAAAHPESAPSAREAASTPGLASEEMLNWVAHELKTPLSSARLNAQLLLRKVHKRGVDDERRSAEAILRQLDRMNGLVTSILDASRLADGKLELKRVPTALTPFLEEIIQEWRELQPDVDFTLHAGEPVEPQLLDADRLRQVLHNLLSNAVKYRGDSHRVDVDVTLNPGLVLIHVRDWGVGIPASALPHIFDRFQRADEDRGRGHGLGLFIAAALAKLHGGSLSARSTLGEGSTFTLRLPRRN from the coding sequence ATGAGCCTCGTCCTCATCGCGGAGGATGAAGAGGCGCTCCTGGAGGTCTTCTCCGAGGTGGTGGAGGAGCTGGGCCACCGGGTCGTGCGCGCGCACAACGGCGAGGAGGCGCTCCTGCTGGCGCGCACGGAGACGCCAGACCTGGTGGTGAGCGACCACATGATGCCCCGGCGCACCGGCATGCAGTTGCTGCACGCCATGCGCGCGGAGGCCGCGCTGTCGGACGTGCCCTTCCTGCTGCTGAGCGCGGCGCGGCCCCAGGGGCGGGAAGCGGCCCAGACGTTCCTCGCGAAGCCGGTGGACCTGTCCACCTTCGAACAGGCCGTGAGCAGCGCGCTCCAGAACCACGCGGCGGCCCACCCGGAGTCCGCCCCGTCCGCGCGCGAGGCGGCGTCCACGCCGGGCCTCGCCAGCGAGGAGATGCTCAACTGGGTGGCGCACGAGCTGAAGACGCCGCTGTCCTCCGCGCGGCTCAACGCCCAGCTGCTGCTGCGCAAGGTGCACAAGCGCGGCGTCGACGACGAGCGCCGCTCCGCGGAGGCCATCCTGCGCCAGCTGGACCGGATGAACGGGCTGGTGACGTCCATCCTGGACGCCTCGCGGCTGGCGGACGGCAAGCTGGAGCTGAAGCGGGTCCCCACGGCCCTCACGCCCTTCCTGGAGGAGATCATCCAGGAGTGGCGAGAGCTGCAGCCGGACGTGGACTTCACCCTCCACGCCGGAGAACCGGTGGAACCCCAGCTGCTGGACGCCGACCGGCTGCGCCAGGTGCTCCACAACCTGCTGTCCAACGCGGTGAAGTACCGCGGGGACTCGCACCGCGTCGACGTGGACGTGACGCTCAACCCCGGCCTGGTGCTCATCCACGTGCGCGACTGGGGCGTGGGAATCCCCGCCAGCGCCCTGCCCCACATCTTCGACCGCTTCCAGCGGGCGGACGAGGACCGGGGGCGAGGCCACGGCCTGGGCCTCTTCATCGCCGCCGCGCTCGCGAAGCTGCACGGCGGCTCGCTGTCCGCCCGCTCCACCCTGGGCGAAGGCTCCACCTTCACCCTGCGGCTGCCTCGCCGGAACTGA
- a CDS encoding MFS transporter: MATPSTDDARSALAAPRPLSARDIRTLGLAALGGALEFYDFIIFVFFTSVMGRLFFPPETADWLRQLQTFGLFAAGYLARPLGGIVMAHFGDRTGRKRMFTLSVFLMSVPTLLMGLLPTFATVGYAAPLALLTLRLLQGAAVGGEVPGAWVFVSEHVPEHRVGLACGTLTSGLTLGILLGSLVATAVNTVFTPEQVMAGGWRVPFVVGGVFGFLAVFLRRWLQETPVFEEMRQRHALVRELPLKAALRGHAPAVAVSMLLTWVLTAGIVVVILMTPTLMQQLHAIPPAQALGANSVATLTLTLGCICYGLLADRLGPARAMALGSAVLLVAVQVFYRGVAHAPQHLVPLYAGVGFCVGVVGVVPSVMVHAFPPAVRFSGISFAYNVAYALFGGITPLAVTLALKESPLAPAHYVAAVCAVGVAVSLWLGLRGFGASTEAPAEHPSASR; this comes from the coding sequence ATGGCGACCCCCTCCACCGACGACGCCCGTTCCGCGCTGGCCGCTCCCCGCCCCCTGTCCGCCCGGGACATCCGCACCCTGGGGCTGGCGGCGCTGGGAGGCGCGCTGGAGTTCTATGACTTCATCATCTTCGTGTTCTTCACGTCGGTGATGGGCCGGCTGTTCTTCCCTCCGGAGACGGCGGACTGGCTGCGGCAGTTGCAGACGTTCGGGCTGTTCGCGGCGGGCTATCTGGCGCGGCCGCTGGGCGGCATCGTGATGGCGCACTTCGGGGACCGGACCGGGCGCAAGCGGATGTTCACGTTGAGCGTCTTCCTGATGTCGGTGCCCACGCTGCTGATGGGCCTGCTGCCCACGTTCGCCACCGTGGGATACGCGGCGCCGCTGGCGCTGCTCACGCTGCGGCTGCTGCAGGGCGCGGCGGTGGGCGGCGAGGTGCCGGGGGCGTGGGTGTTCGTCTCCGAGCACGTGCCGGAGCACCGGGTGGGGCTCGCGTGCGGGACGCTCACCTCCGGGCTCACGCTGGGCATCCTGCTGGGCTCGCTGGTGGCCACCGCCGTCAACACCGTCTTCACGCCGGAGCAGGTGATGGCCGGAGGCTGGCGCGTGCCGTTCGTCGTGGGGGGCGTGTTCGGGTTCCTCGCGGTGTTCCTGCGCCGGTGGCTCCAGGAGACGCCCGTCTTCGAGGAGATGCGGCAGCGCCATGCGCTGGTGCGCGAGCTGCCGCTCAAGGCCGCGCTCCGGGGCCACGCGCCCGCCGTCGCGGTGTCCATGCTGCTCACCTGGGTGCTCACCGCGGGCATCGTGGTGGTCATCCTGATGACGCCCACGCTGATGCAGCAGCTGCACGCGATTCCACCCGCCCAGGCGCTGGGGGCCAACAGCGTGGCCACGCTCACGCTCACCTTGGGCTGCATCTGCTACGGGCTGCTCGCGGACCGGCTGGGGCCGGCGCGGGCCATGGCGCTGGGGTCGGCCGTGCTGCTCGTCGCCGTGCAGGTGTTCTACCGGGGCGTCGCGCACGCGCCCCAGCACCTGGTGCCGCTCTACGCGGGCGTGGGCTTCTGCGTGGGCGTCGTCGGCGTGGTGCCGTCGGTGATGGTGCACGCCTTCCCTCCGGCCGTCCGCTTCTCCGGCATCTCCTTCGCCTACAACGTGGCCTACGCGCTGTTCGGCGGCATCACCCCGCTCGCCGTCACGCTCGCCCTGAAGGAGAGCCCCCTGGCGCCCGCGCACTACGTGGCGGCCGTCTGCGCGGTGGGAGTCGCGGTGTCCCTGTGGCTGGGCCTCCGCGGCTTCGGCGCCAGCACCGAAGCCCCGGCCGAGCACCCCTCCGCCTCACGCTGA
- a CDS encoding PEGA domain-containing protein: protein MKNQKTWVAVILLGTVAANAGAYLVVRSRKAAQAVATPVATRPSTPPSEVAAPPPVAPALEDASAGLSRARRASGLAALEDRDYAKAVTDFTEALSLRKDNGGDLVELLRIATDLRSREQSRTAQTSTPRDPAPSRVTPRTRAARIAAQRAQAREQQTAPQQEEARGGLLLVTSTPPGLVVMVDGKAVDMTPARLPVSAGSHRVVLAQGDRHLYEETVVVDEDVVRSLNRDLSAELTPPTPRPAAVPVAAVAPPPASSAVPVGGLSAGARSQDVTPPPEPSVAKAAVAQVAQRGDLEVTSPGLYGEVWINNRPYGFPPVSAQALPAGPARVEVRVNGEVKRRMTVEVEPGRSTRVRVK from the coding sequence GTGAAGAATCAGAAGACCTGGGTCGCTGTCATCCTGCTGGGAACCGTGGCCGCGAACGCCGGGGCCTACCTGGTGGTGCGCTCGCGCAAGGCGGCGCAGGCCGTGGCCACGCCCGTCGCCACGCGGCCCTCCACGCCTCCGTCCGAGGTGGCCGCCCCGCCCCCGGTGGCGCCGGCGCTGGAGGACGCGAGCGCGGGGCTGTCGCGGGCGCGGCGCGCGTCGGGGTTGGCCGCGCTGGAGGACCGCGACTACGCCAAGGCGGTGACGGACTTCACGGAGGCGCTCAGCCTGCGCAAGGACAACGGCGGCGACCTGGTGGAGCTGCTGCGCATCGCCACCGACCTGCGCTCCCGCGAGCAGTCGCGGACCGCCCAGACGTCCACCCCTCGTGACCCGGCGCCCTCGCGCGTCACGCCCCGCACGCGCGCCGCCAGGATCGCCGCCCAGCGCGCGCAGGCCCGGGAGCAGCAGACGGCCCCGCAGCAGGAGGAGGCGCGGGGGGGACTGTTGCTGGTGACGTCCACGCCGCCGGGGCTGGTGGTGATGGTGGATGGCAAGGCGGTGGACATGACGCCCGCGCGGCTGCCGGTGTCCGCCGGGTCGCACCGCGTGGTGCTCGCGCAGGGCGACCGCCACCTCTACGAGGAGACGGTGGTGGTGGACGAGGACGTGGTGCGCTCGCTCAACCGCGACCTCAGCGCGGAGCTGACGCCGCCCACGCCACGGCCCGCCGCGGTGCCCGTGGCCGCGGTCGCGCCGCCGCCCGCCTCGAGCGCGGTGCCCGTGGGAGGCCTGTCCGCGGGCGCCCGCTCCCAGGACGTCACGCCGCCGCCAGAGCCGTCCGTGGCGAAGGCCGCCGTGGCGCAGGTGGCGCAGCGGGGCGACCTGGAGGTCACGTCGCCGGGGCTCTACGGCGAGGTGTGGATCAACAACCGCCCCTATGGCTTCCCGCCCGTCTCCGCGCAGGCCCTGCCCGCCGGGCCCGCGCGCGTGGAGGTCCGCGTCAACGGCGAGGTGAAGCGCCGCATGACGGTGGAGGTCGAACCCGGCCGCAGCACCCGCGTGCGCGTGAAGTGA
- a CDS encoding MFS transporter: MSTPRPAGLSSLRALKHRDFAFLWGGAALSNIGTWMEVLALGVYVTKVTGRAEWTGGVAALTWLPSIVLSPLGGALGDRFDRRRAVALGALLQMALAGVLAALAFTGGLSVRWVAVISFLNGCAVTLFMPAFSALIAVSVPKEDLHSALSLNAAQANLGRICGPALAALIIAHADIGWVLLLNALSFGMVLLSLVGVRGAPAAAKPASPEGLWAGIARGIQVARADEALTMAMTGTLAIAVCIAPFTALAPVMAIRVFGQDAGATSMLVTAQGAGALLAALCAGTLADRLGRGRLLEVSLLLIGPVAAAYWLSPSLGLAAAAVLGLGALYMLTLTGLSTLCQSRVSGELQARIASLNSMLLFVGFTLGVWLQGALADRLGVRPVMAGAAFGFLLLAVLLRALRSRGFAAFET; encoded by the coding sequence GTGTCCACGCCCCGCCCCGCTGGCCTGTCCTCGCTCCGCGCGCTGAAGCACCGCGACTTCGCCTTCCTGTGGGGCGGGGCGGCGCTGTCGAACATCGGCACGTGGATGGAGGTGCTGGCGCTGGGCGTGTACGTGACGAAGGTGACGGGGCGGGCGGAGTGGACGGGGGGCGTGGCGGCGCTGACGTGGCTGCCGTCCATCGTGCTGTCGCCGCTGGGGGGGGCGCTGGGGGACCGGTTCGACCGGCGGCGCGCGGTGGCGCTGGGGGCGCTCCTGCAGATGGCGCTCGCGGGCGTGCTGGCGGCGCTGGCCTTCACGGGAGGGCTCAGCGTGCGGTGGGTGGCGGTCATCTCGTTCCTCAACGGGTGCGCCGTCACGCTGTTCATGCCCGCGTTCTCCGCGCTCATCGCCGTGTCGGTGCCGAAGGAGGACCTGCACAGCGCGCTCAGCCTCAACGCGGCCCAGGCGAACCTGGGGCGCATCTGCGGCCCCGCGCTGGCGGCGTTGATCATCGCGCACGCGGACATCGGCTGGGTGCTGCTGCTCAACGCGCTGTCCTTCGGCATGGTGCTGCTGTCGCTCGTGGGCGTGCGGGGGGCCCCGGCGGCGGCGAAGCCCGCGTCGCCCGAGGGCCTGTGGGCGGGCATCGCGCGGGGCATCCAGGTGGCGCGGGCGGACGAGGCGCTGACGATGGCGATGACCGGGACGCTGGCCATCGCGGTGTGCATCGCGCCCTTCACGGCGCTGGCGCCGGTGATGGCCATCCGGGTGTTCGGCCAGGACGCGGGCGCCACGTCGATGTTGGTGACGGCGCAGGGCGCGGGCGCGCTCCTGGCGGCGCTGTGCGCGGGCACGCTGGCGGACCGGCTGGGACGGGGGCGGCTGTTGGAGGTCAGCCTGCTGCTCATCGGCCCGGTGGCGGCGGCGTACTGGCTGTCCCCTTCGCTGGGGCTGGCGGCGGCGGCGGTGCTGGGCCTGGGGGCGCTGTACATGCTGACGCTCACGGGGCTGAGCACGCTGTGCCAGTCGCGCGTGTCCGGCGAGTTGCAGGCGCGCATCGCCAGCCTCAACTCCATGCTGCTCTTCGTCGGCTTCACGCTGGGCGTGTGGTTGCAGGGCGCGCTCGCGGACCGGCTGGGCGTCCGGCCCGTCATGGCGGGCGCGGCGTTCGGGTTCCTCCTCCTCGCCGTCCTGCTCAGGGCGCTGCGCTCGCGCGGGTTCGCGGCCTTCGAAACGTAA
- a CDS encoding ATPase domain-containing protein: MSSSKPSLFQSGIPSFDTLLGGGIPARQSFIVTGTPGCGKTVLCSQMAFTAAARGLPVVVATVTSEPHDKLMGALSDFSFFQPELLGEKVFLISAYSALKRGAKDARDLLLQTVRERGAALLFIDGLRSIRDLWQDEARLREFLYELGIGLAASNCIGLFTTEYPLERLMALPEATTVDGIVSLSVQSFGSRRVRRAEVVKLRGRAHLAGEHVMTLHPEGVEFIPRLESTPPELLDDPPTLARKGFGLPELDGLLYGGLPELSTTLLAGSMGIGKTLLAAHFAAEGARKGEKSLFVSFFDSPAMLSARAQRVGLDVSALRGGDALTFLHVPPLEVEADVLIADLLRRVSALGVRRLVIDGLTDLELSILDPMRRRAFVASLALRLRALGVTSLFTREVPKVVGTELDFNDAPVASLGENLLLLRYVELRGKMHRLLSVLKMRDSEYSSDLREFQITNAGVKVLAPMRSASGLLTGQAHPLGSSIGGLGE, translated from the coding sequence ATGTCCAGCAGCAAGCCGTCCCTCTTCCAGAGTGGCATCCCCAGCTTCGACACCTTGCTAGGGGGAGGCATCCCCGCCCGTCAGTCCTTCATCGTCACCGGTACGCCCGGGTGCGGGAAGACGGTGCTGTGCAGCCAGATGGCCTTCACCGCCGCGGCGCGCGGCCTCCCCGTCGTGGTGGCCACCGTCACCTCGGAGCCTCATGACAAGCTGATGGGGGCCCTGTCCGACTTCTCCTTCTTCCAGCCGGAGCTGCTGGGGGAGAAGGTCTTCCTCATCAGCGCCTACTCCGCGCTCAAGCGCGGCGCCAAGGATGCCCGGGACCTGCTGCTGCAGACGGTGCGCGAGCGCGGCGCGGCGCTGCTCTTCATTGACGGGCTGCGCTCCATCCGGGACCTCTGGCAGGACGAGGCGCGGCTGCGCGAGTTCCTCTACGAGCTGGGCATCGGCCTGGCCGCCAGCAACTGCATCGGCCTGTTCACCACGGAGTACCCGCTGGAGCGGCTGATGGCGCTGCCGGAGGCGACCACGGTGGACGGCATCGTGTCGCTGTCCGTCCAGTCCTTCGGGTCGCGCCGGGTGCGCCGGGCGGAGGTGGTGAAGCTGCGGGGACGGGCCCACCTGGCGGGCGAGCACGTCATGACCCTCCATCCGGAAGGCGTGGAGTTCATCCCGCGCCTGGAATCCACGCCGCCGGAGCTCCTCGACGACCCGCCCACGCTGGCGCGCAAGGGGTTTGGCCTGCCGGAGCTGGATGGGCTGCTGTACGGGGGGCTGCCGGAGCTGAGCACCACGCTGCTGGCGGGGAGCATGGGCATTGGCAAGACGCTGCTCGCCGCGCACTTCGCCGCGGAGGGCGCGCGCAAGGGGGAGAAGTCCCTCTTCGTCTCCTTCTTCGACTCCCCGGCCATGCTGTCCGCCCGCGCGCAGCGCGTGGGTCTGGACGTGAGCGCCTTGCGCGGCGGCGACGCGCTGACGTTCCTGCACGTGCCTCCCTTGGAGGTGGAGGCGGACGTGCTCATCGCGGACCTGCTGCGGCGGGTGAGCGCGCTGGGGGTGCGGCGGCTGGTCATCGACGGGCTCACCGACCTGGAGCTGTCCATCCTGGACCCCATGCGGCGGCGGGCCTTCGTCGCCTCGCTGGCGCTGAGGCTGAGGGCGCTGGGGGTGACGTCCCTGTTCACGCGGGAGGTGCCCAAGGTCGTGGGCACGGAGCTGGACTTCAATGATGCCCCGGTGGCCAGCCTGGGGGAGAACCTGCTGCTGCTGCGCTACGTGGAGCTGCGCGGCAAGATGCACCGCCTGCTGTCGGTGCTCAAGATGAGGGACAGCGAGTACTCCAGCGACCTTCGCGAGTTCCAGATCACCAACGCCGGCGTGAAGGTGCTCGCGCCGATGCGCTCCGCGAGCGGGCTGCTGACGGGCCAGGCCCACCCGCTGGGCTCCTCCATCGGAGGGCTGGGTGAATGA
- a CDS encoding TonB-dependent receptor plug domain-containing protein, which produces MCVLLALLSAGTGFAQSDPDATLDPGPPETPSAQEALETRRDEQQESLGDEPEVHSQVASFAITKLHDSPAVVTAITAEEIRASGARDLMDVLLQVPGFFFGVDVSGTVGPGFRGLWGQEGKVLLLIDGKEINEQLYSTIQLGHEFPVELIERIEVVRGPGSVIYGGNAELAVINVITRGIQGSTDVLAVGTYGQLAHGNGRRSLTLSGRKVFESVPGLSAFASASLGQGQRSDAIFTDFAGHSASMNGASALDPTVVQAGVGFRDLQLSVLYLRQDTTSVVSVDEVLPAPANTDFESFHAELSDRFRPTDRIEIIPRLNLTLGESYRDSDESSEFFYDKRYRRLRGRALARWAALDFLQLTGGVDLAFDQGQLRGPAGIGQQEAFNGDEDVVSYRNVAAFVEAYSDNPIATVVAGARFEDHSFFGSSFVPRLVLLKSFGPVSGKALYSRAFRAPGIENISLGQDVRPERTTVYELEATVRLGEGQAVSANAFDVGVTDPIIYSYDAETASEAYRNLGRLGSRGVELDYRLRGPWGRVQAGYSFYRPGGRNDVEDYLVPGHPKAFTGLPTHKVTLTGTAKVLPWLSVSPTAVLVGQRFAVGAPDEEGVSEVQTLSPRLLLNLFVRAENVGTKGLEIGAGVYNLLGSDFRVAQPYNGGHAPLPVFSREFLVRLTYLFEPSYDD; this is translated from the coding sequence GTGTGTGTATTGCTGGCGCTCTTGAGCGCGGGCACGGGCTTCGCGCAGTCGGACCCCGACGCCACGCTGGATCCAGGGCCGCCGGAGACGCCCTCCGCCCAGGAGGCCCTCGAGACGCGGCGCGATGAACAGCAGGAGAGCCTGGGCGACGAGCCGGAGGTGCACAGCCAGGTGGCGTCGTTCGCCATCACCAAGCTGCATGACTCGCCGGCGGTGGTGACGGCCATCACCGCGGAGGAGATCCGCGCGTCGGGTGCGCGCGACCTGATGGACGTGCTGCTCCAGGTGCCGGGCTTCTTCTTCGGCGTGGACGTGTCCGGCACGGTGGGGCCGGGCTTCCGGGGCCTGTGGGGCCAGGAAGGCAAGGTGCTGCTCCTCATCGACGGCAAGGAGATCAACGAGCAGCTCTACTCCACCATCCAGCTGGGCCATGAGTTCCCGGTGGAGCTGATCGAGCGCATCGAGGTGGTGCGCGGGCCGGGCTCCGTCATCTATGGCGGCAACGCGGAGCTGGCCGTCATCAACGTCATCACCCGCGGCATCCAGGGCAGCACGGACGTGCTGGCGGTGGGCACCTACGGGCAGCTGGCGCACGGCAACGGCCGCCGGAGCCTGACGCTGTCGGGGCGCAAGGTGTTCGAGAGCGTGCCGGGCCTGAGCGCCTTCGCCTCCGCGTCGCTGGGGCAGGGCCAGCGCAGCGACGCCATCTTCACGGACTTCGCTGGCCACTCCGCGAGCATGAACGGCGCGTCGGCGCTGGACCCCACGGTGGTGCAGGCGGGCGTGGGCTTCCGCGACCTGCAGTTGAGCGTGCTCTACCTGCGCCAGGACACCACGTCGGTCGTGTCCGTGGACGAGGTGCTGCCCGCTCCCGCGAACACCGACTTCGAGTCCTTCCACGCGGAGCTGAGCGACCGCTTCCGGCCCACGGACCGGATCGAGATCATCCCCCGGCTGAACCTCACGCTGGGCGAGTCCTACCGGGACTCGGACGAGTCGTCGGAGTTCTTCTACGACAAGCGCTACCGCCGCCTGCGGGGCCGGGCCCTGGCGCGCTGGGCGGCGCTGGACTTCCTCCAGCTGACGGGCGGCGTGGACCTGGCGTTCGACCAGGGGCAGCTGCGCGGACCGGCGGGCATTGGCCAGCAGGAGGCCTTCAACGGGGACGAGGACGTCGTCTCCTACCGCAACGTCGCGGCCTTCGTGGAGGCGTACTCGGACAACCCCATCGCCACGGTGGTGGCGGGCGCGCGCTTCGAGGACCACAGCTTCTTCGGCAGCTCCTTCGTGCCGCGCCTGGTGCTGCTCAAGTCCTTCGGGCCGGTGAGCGGCAAGGCGCTCTACAGCCGCGCCTTCCGCGCGCCCGGCATCGAGAACATCTCCCTGGGCCAGGACGTCCGGCCGGAGCGCACCACCGTGTACGAGCTGGAGGCCACGGTGCGCCTGGGCGAGGGCCAGGCGGTGAGCGCCAACGCCTTCGACGTGGGCGTGACGGACCCCATCATCTATTCGTACGACGCGGAGACGGCGTCGGAGGCGTACCGCAACCTGGGCCGCCTGGGCAGCCGGGGCGTCGAGCTGGACTACCGCCTGCGCGGGCCGTGGGGCCGCGTCCAGGCGGGCTATTCCTTCTACCGGCCGGGCGGGCGCAACGACGTGGAGGACTACCTGGTGCCCGGGCACCCCAAGGCCTTCACGGGCCTGCCCACGCACAAGGTGACGCTGACGGGCACCGCGAAGGTGCTGCCGTGGCTGTCCGTCAGCCCCACCGCCGTGCTGGTGGGCCAGCGCTTCGCCGTCGGCGCGCCGGACGAGGAGGGCGTGTCCGAGGTCCAGACGCTGTCACCCCGGCTGCTGCTCAACCTGTTCGTGCGCGCGGAGAACGTGGGCACGAAGGGGCTGGAGATTGGCGCCGGCGTCTACAACCTGCTGGGCAGCGACTTCCGGGTGGCCCAGCCCTACAACGGCGGCCACGCGCCCCTGCCGGTCTTCAGCCGGGAGTTCCTGGTGCGGCTCACCTACCTCTTCGAGCCGTCCTACGACGACTAG